A single genomic interval of Candidatus Syntrophosphaera sp. harbors:
- a CDS encoding threonine/serine exporter family protein, with the protein MKPFDQFTLMQFAWAALSILGFSIRVNLKGRKIFWLAFGGGLSWAFYLIILYFSKSLMFSIFGSVILVCSYSEIVARLLKTPVSVFVTCVIIPLVPGSSLYYMMRAYIAGNTALASEQGYKVLLISGTIAMAIAIVSSATNLIFRLRNRF; encoded by the coding sequence ATGAAGCCCTTTGACCAATTCACTCTGATGCAGTTTGCCTGGGCGGCGCTTTCCATCCTGGGCTTCTCCATCCGCGTCAACCTCAAGGGCCGCAAGATCTTCTGGCTGGCTTTTGGCGGTGGACTGAGTTGGGCCTTTTACCTGATCATCCTCTATTTCAGCAAGTCGCTCATGTTTTCCATCTTCGGCTCGGTTATATTGGTATGTAGCTATTCGGAGATCGTGGCCCGGCTGCTCAAGACGCCGGTTTCCGTGTTCGTGACCTGCGTGATCATTCCCCTCGTGCCCGGAAGCAGCCTATATTACATGATGCGGGCCTATATCGCCGGAAACACAGCCCTGGCCTCGGAACAAGGCTACAAGGTGCTTTTGATCTCAGGGACGATCGCCATGGCCATCGCCATCGTGAGCAGCGCCACGAACCTGATCTTCCGGCTCAGAAACAGATTTTAG